From Pochonia chlamydosporia 170 chromosome Unknown PCv3seq00014, whole genome shotgun sequence, a single genomic window includes:
- a CDS encoding short-chain dehydrogenase (similar to Talaromyces stipitatus ATCC 10500 XP_002485207.1) produces MTKNSPVWFIAAASSGFGHEMAMSALKRGHTVIATARKVERVQDLAEAGAHTMAFDVTSPLAVIETIAKEVFDKHGRVDYLVNAAGFILEGAVEEVSPQEVFDSFNTNVFGAVSTIRAFLPHIRAQPIAPNGVRSTIVTFGSLGSWRGGAGFSIYAMTKACVSSLAESLRDELAPFKIRSTTVEPGYFRTSFLNPGVMVSSKTRIDAYSDEATPTGQVRKRLVVVDNNQPGDVVKGCKVILDMLTGSGLAEGKDLPVRVVLGPDCEQTIRDKCSQSIAILDEWKELIRSTNHD; encoded by the coding sequence ATGACGAAAAATTCCCCAGTGTGGTTCATCGCCGCCGCGTCCAGCGGATTCGGCCACGAGATGGCAATGTCCGCCCTCAAGCGCGGACACACAGTCATCGCAACCGCTCGAAAAGTCGAGCGAGTGCAGGATCTAGCAGAGGCGGGAGCACACACCATGGCCTTTGACGTCACGTCCCCCCTGGCAGTCATTGAGACAATCGCCAAAGAAGTGTTTGACAAACACGGCCGAGTCGACTATCTGGTGAACGCAGCGGGTTTCATTCTCGAAGGGGCGGTAGAGGAAGTGTCGCCCCAGGAAGTATTCGACTCGTTCAACACCAATGTCTTCGGCGCGGTGAGCACAATTCGTGCCTTCTTACCGCATATACGAGCGCAGCCCATCGCTCCCAATGGTGTGCGATCCACCATTGTCACATTCGGAAGCCTGGGAAGCTGGCGAGGTGGTGCCGGCTTTTCCATATATGCCATGACCAAAGCATGTGTGTCGTCACTGGCTGAGTCTCTTCGGGATGAGCTTGCGCCGTTCAAGATTCGTTCCACGACAGTCGAACCTGGCTATTTCCGAACGTCGTTCCTCAATCCTGGTGTCATGGTCAGCTCCAAAACGCGCATCGATGCGTATAGCGACGAGGCTACACCGACGGGTCAGGTGAGGAAGCgcttggttgtggtggatAATAACCAGCCGGGAGATGTGGTGAAGGGGTGCAAGGTCATTCTGGATATGTTGACGGGGAGTGGGCTGGCTGAGGGGAAGGATCTTCCTGTGAGAGTGGTGTTGGGGCCGGATTGTGAGCAGACTATTAGGGATAAGTGTTCGCAGAGCATTGCTATACTGGATGAGTGGAAGGAGCTTATTCGGAGTACGAACCATGATTGA